In the Pongo abelii isolate AG06213 chromosome 18, NHGRI_mPonAbe1-v2.0_pri, whole genome shotgun sequence genome, atccatctgttcatctCCTTCTTTCAAAACATACGATAGTTATCTTACTACTTTTAACTAATTACTAGTTTTCTGAGGGGAGAAATAATCTTCAATTAGGTTTccacacaaatatatgtatgtttgaaaacaaattttagaaaCTTGCGATCTATTAACTCAGGGTAACGGGGAGTAGTCAAACAGCTTGAACTCCAGGGAGATACATTCAGTGAATAAGCAAACACCTTTGGTGATCAAGAAACGGATCTGCAAAGTTGTCTCAATCATCTACAATAAATGAGGCCAAATTCTAGGAATAATCCAATCCAAATACCCTAGACTTCTCCTGACTGGTCTCAAAGACAAAGAGTGGAAGATATGTTCTCTTGAATGAATTACTCCCTGAACACAGTCCCTGGAGACTCACAGAAGTATGGGTGCTCCATGGCCTCTTTGGCAGTCAGTCTCTGTTGATGGTCGTATCGCAGAAGTTTGTCCAGAAGATCTAGGGCCTCAGGGCTGACGAGGTGTCTGTTCTCACTATGGATAAAGTTTTCCCAGCGTTTCCGTGAATGtctgagaagaaaaatgaagcattAGTAATCAGAGACTAAATTCAACAAGAATCCTTATCTACTAGGGCTAACGCCAACAAAATCTCAGAATGTACTGATTACAAGCTTGTTAAATCTCTAACTGGTGCCTGCCCTACTGCCCCATAGTTACAGCATAGCATCCTGAAACACAATGGTGCTCTGTGATTAGAAAAACACAACTAGGTAAAACTTCTATATCTGATTTAGAATATGTGGAacctttctaattattttttatgctgTAGACTTTTAGCCAATTCTGGGTGGCATGCAGAAGAGTGGGTAATTTTTATTGGTCAGCAGATATATTTCCCAGGGCTAGCCTCAGAAACAGGGAGGTTCTATAAAATactgtttgaaaactgttaacaaaatgtttacttcTCAACATTATTGCACTGTACCTGAAAACTCAATGTGCTTTAAAATTTGCTATTGTATAGAAAATCCATTCCAGAGAACAAGAAGAAATTGTAAGTCTCTCCATCTTGAAGAGGtatgaagtaaataaaataaaatataataaaaaacaaactaagTCTCTTACTCAAAGAATCATCGCTCTCCAAGTTTGGCCATTAAAAATAAGCTTATGCTGTACCagaaaacttttttctgtaacattatgatttttgttttaccttttctaTTAATAGGTTATCTCTCAGAGAAGTAAAATGATTAAAAGACATAAAGTCCAAATATCTCagtaagttaaaagaaaatatgcatagGAAAAAAGACGGCTATTTCCATTTTACTATAATTAGAACAGGAAAAGAAAGTGATTTTGGCTAACCTTTCCACTTCTGAAACGGGGTAAGGTAaagtactctctctctctctctctcttacttacTGTCCCAGGATATCGTTGAAGTGTGGATCTAGGTCTATGTGATATTTCTTCAGATACCCATACAGTTCTTCTGTACCCAGAACCTTGGCAATGCGAACAAGctgaaacacaaaacaaactgaCCAAATCACTGAGCACAGAACACACTGTGAGCCCGTGAGGACACTGCACCAAGGAATCAGAAGACTTCCACACCACTAAACCTCTAGGAACGAGATACAAACCTGAGTCCAGGGCAGGCAGACAGACCCAAGGACAAGAAGTTCACATGAATGCAAATTTCCAAACTGCCTTTAAAATAATGCGACTTATGATAATAATCTTCTAGAGGTGGACCAGTACAGGGCATCACAATCTAATGACTCAAATCTAGTTTTATCAGACAAGGAGGTGCCTGACTTCTTCACAGATTCACTTTGGAAGTTTGGCATAGATAGCATTATCTGCCTCTACTTCTGCGGACCTGGTAAACACAAAATTCTGTGCGATCTTTATCTTGAAGAAAAGCTCATATGCAGACACTGAGTGACATTTAGTGGCTCAAAGACAGTATTCCTATCTAAGGATGCTATTTTTTTGGCATTCACCCCCAAATAAATAAGAACCAGATAGCGTTTGCTCACCTGGTCATAGTTGTCCTGTCCATGGAAGAACGGTTCCCTTCGAAAGATCATGCTTGCTAACATACAGCCCAAACTCCACATGTCCAAGCTATAATCATACATCTGAGGCAATAAGGACAACCCATTAGCCAAGGGTATTAGAAATCCATTTTTCtgacataaatttcttttttagacgAGATTGGGCGTGTttagggtggtatggccataatttatttaaaaaaaaattttttttaacttcctggCTCCTAGAAATGATCTGAATTTCTAGTCTTCATTTAACCTTCGCagatattttagatttaaaaacttctctgtcctcCCAAAAAACTAGCtgagaaaaaactaaaatcagCATTTTAGGGTGAAATAATGGCTGGGTTTTGAGTGTATCCAAACTGACTAGATAAACAGCAAACCAGAAAAGCCCCAAGCAAGTATAAATAACCCAGAACAGCTCTGCTAACAAGTTTACCTGATAGTCCACGAGGAGCTCTGGTCCCTTGAAGTACCTTGAGGCTACACGAACATTGTACTCCTGAGCAGGATGATAGAATTCTGCCAGACCCCAATCTATCAGTCGCAGCTACAAATAGGACAGAAAAAAACAtgtgaaaggagtgtttctaGACACCTATGCCTTAGAACAAGGCCACATCACATTAGGTAACAATCATTTGGCCACACAAAAAATGTGAGCAGGTGCACTggcttaaaaattacattttcagcAACCGTGCAAGAGTTCATTTTTGGAGCAGAACACTTGaaatgctttttgaaaaaaatttaaattatcctGGTTCATCCCTCTCTCTAGATCAACAGAGCTCAACCTTTTTTTCTGCCTACATTCAGAAACTGTAGGCAGTTACACTTGGTAACACATTCTCCCATCATTCATAGCTTTTCGTTGTAAGCTCCAGGCGTCAGTGAAAGGGCTGGGGACACACATCTCACTCCAGGACTGAAGCACTGCTCTAATGATTTATTTGTCTAATACTAGATGATCCATTTACTCACTGATTAGGGCCAGCAGAGCTGGATATCAAAAAGAGAAAGGACCCAAGTGTTCTTTTAAGGCCAGGCAGATTGGTCTGCGGGTCGTCAAGAAATGAAGCAGAAACCACTGGCTGTGATTTCTTTCTGAGGCCCTCCAGAAAACTATGACCAAAATAAACAAGTGACTATAGTTAGTCACTATAGTTAAACCGTCTACTTTCCTTGTGTACTACGCTATACAAAGTAGAAATCCACAATGGAGATGGGAGAAATCACAGTAACGAAAGTTGGCCAAAAAACCCACCATGAGTCTACAGAAACCATCATGGCACTGGACAGCTTTTTGGTCTGCTCCAAGCCTTTTAATCAAGCTTGTTGCTGCCTGGCTGTAATGGTACCTTTTTCTGTTGGTGATCTATCATGACATTGTGAGGTTTCACATCCCTGTGCATGATTCCCTTGCTGTGGCAGTAATCCAGAGCCTATTAGGTAAGAAAGCACAGATAATAGTAAGCAACCCCTCTACCATCCCCCAACACAAGCATAGTCTTATTGTTTGTGACACCTTGACTTGAATACAGTCCCCCAAGGGGCAGCTTGCTGCCtgtaatgaaagagaaaaaaagcgtGCTTCAGAAGGCACCCCTTGCTCTCTCCACACACTACAGCTGCTAGAAAGAGGGTATGAAGGGAATGGCAAGGGCTATGAGgaagatttctttcttcttttttttttgagatggagtttcactctgttgcccaggctggagtgcagtggtgcaatctcggctcactgcaagctccgcctcccgggttcatgccattctcctgcctcagcctcccgagtagctaggactacaagtgcctgccaccacgcctggctaattttttgtatttttagtagagacggggtttcaccgtgttagccaggatgatctccatctcccgacctcgtgatccgcccgcctcagcctcccaaagtactgggattacaggtgtgagccactgtgcctagccgaGGAAGATTTCTTTAAAAGGGGCGGGgggatgaggccaggcacagtgactcatgcctgtaatcccagcactttgggaggccgaggcaggtggatcacttgaggtcaggagttcgaggctagcttGGGCAATACggctatactaaaaatacaaaagttagccgggcgtggtggtgcgcgcctgtaatcccagctactcgactgggctgaggcagaagaactgcttgaacctgggaggtggagactgcagtgagctgagatggtgccactgcactccagcctgggcaaaaaaaggcGGGCAGTGGGGAGAGGGGTGGTGTGCGTGTGAAATGATAAACTAGACTTTGGAACCTCACTGGAGTCACCTCTCATAATGGTTCAAAGGACAGACCAGCATCTATGTGGACATGAAGAATGACATTCAAATATATCTTTCAGTATGGCTTATTTTGTACACAAGGGTCCCACGTGGGTTTTCCAGATGACCAAGCATTAGTATTTTCCTTAATATAATCCCTGAGCCAGCTAGCCTTTAAGAATTATCAttatgaggccaggcatggtgctcatgcctgtaatcccagaacttttggaggcaggcagatcacttcaggtcaggaattcaagaccagcctggccaacatggcgaaactccatctctactaaaaatacaaaatattagccaggtgaggaggtgggcacctctagtcccagctacttatggggctaaggcatgagaattgcctgaacctgagaggcggaggttgcagtgagccgagatggagccattgcacttcagcctgggcaacaaagcgggtctcacaaaaaaaaaaaaaaaaaaaaaaaaaaaagaattatcattACGTTACTATTCCAAGGGAGAAAATTGCTTTGTATAAGATGGCTGATATGCAGATaagattttatgtatataatggtttttcataaatttaaagagctgtgcaaccattaccacaatccagttttagaacatctCCATCACTCCTAAAATTTTTCTTGAGCTTGTCTATAGTCAATCCCCTCTCCTAACTTCTCCCAACCCCTCCGTGCCCTGCCCACAACCACTGACCTGCTATTTGCTGGTAGAGAATTGCCTTTTCTGTACATTCACAAAACGAAATCATACATATATAGTGCTTTGTCTaccttctttcactcagtatactg is a window encoding:
- the CSNK2A2 gene encoding casein kinase II subunit alpha' isoform X1 gives rise to the protein MPGPAAGSRARVYAEVNSLRSREYWDYEAHVPSWGNQDDYQLVRKLGRGKYSEVFEAINITNNERVVVKILKPVKKKKIKREVKILENLRGGTNIIKLIDTVKDPVSKTPALVFEYINNTDFKQLYQILTDFDIRFYMYELLKALDYCHSKGIMHRDVKPHNVMIDHQQKKLRLIDWGLAEFYHPAQEYNVRVASRYFKGPELLVDYQMYDYSLDMWSLGCMLASMIFRREPFFHGQDNYDQLVRIAKVLGTEELYGYLKKYHIDLDPHFNDILGQHSRKRWENFIHSENRHLVSPEALDLLDKLLRYDHQQRLTAKEAMEHPYFYPVVKEQSQPCADNAVLSSGLTAAR
- the CSNK2A2 gene encoding casein kinase II subunit alpha' isoform X3, whose translation is MPGPAAGSRARVYAEVNSLRSREYWDYEAHVPSWGNQDDYQLVRKLGRGKYSEVFEAINITNNERVVVKILKQLYQILTDFDIRFYMYELLKALDYCHSKGIMHRDVKPHNVMIDHQQKKLRLIDWGLAEFYHPAQEYNVRVASRYFKGPELLVDYQMYDYSLDMWSLGCMLASMIFRREPFFHGQDNYDQLVRIAKVLGTEELYGYLKKYHIDLDPHFNDILGQHSRKRWENFIHSENRHLVSPEALDLLDKLLRYDHQQRLTAKEAMEHPYFYPVVKEQSQPCADNAVLSSGLTAAR
- the CSNK2A2 gene encoding casein kinase II subunit alpha' isoform X2; its protein translation is MPGPAAGSRARVYAEVNSLRSREYWDYEAHVPSWGNQDDYQLVRKLGRGKYSEVFEAINITNNERVVVKILKPVKKKKIKREVKILENLRGGTNIIKLIDTVKDPVSKTPALVFEYINNTDFKALDYCHSKGIMHRDVKPHNVMIDHQQKKLRLIDWGLAEFYHPAQEYNVRVASRYFKGPELLVDYQMYDYSLDMWSLGCMLASMIFRREPFFHGQDNYDQLVRIAKVLGTEELYGYLKKYHIDLDPHFNDILGQHSRKRWENFIHSENRHLVSPEALDLLDKLLRYDHQQRLTAKEAMEHPYFYPVVKEQSQPCADNAVLSSGLTAAR